In the Populus trichocarpa isolate Nisqually-1 chromosome 1, P.trichocarpa_v4.1, whole genome shotgun sequence genome, GCACAAAATCTGGCATTTCATATGATGACAGCTACACTTGATTTGGCAGTAATTTGAATTCATCAGCTTCCTTGATAGAACAAACTAATGAAATCATGTTTTCTTAGAGTTTCCAATTAAATCCTTCATGCTAAGAATATAAAGAGATAAAAAGGTCCTTGGACTTATTGCCAATGTTTCCGATGCTTTGATCCTCAGTTCAAGCCAGTTAATCGAATATGACATCAGATGCTTTGTGATTATTTGTCCTTGCgtatttttgaagaaatatttAGAGGCCACCGCTTGTTTAATTGGATGATAAGAGTATTGAGCTTGCATTCTCGAAATAAATGACAATTCTTTGCTCATTGAAGAGATGAGCTGAAACTTTATGATCGGCTAGAAGATTCGTATAAGCCAGAGTTCGTTGTTATTCTCCAGAATTGGGGCCTTCTCAGATCATGATTTGGTTGCTAGATCAAATGGATAGGTTCTTTTGCGTTTCTATATATTACATCAgacatatattgttttgtagtttttgtcTCGTATAGTTTTGGATTTTAGTGACAAGATTGAATCATTTTATGTTTCATGGCCATGGATTCAACTGCAGAATCtggaatttgatttgattttttggaagaagaaaatgcaGCGGGGTTCATTGAACAGAGTTCTTTAATTTTCGTGATGGAACGGAGGAGCAGGGAGAACTTGATTCTGAAATAACTAGTCAGAGATTATGGAATGCAAAAGGAAGTTCTTGTGCATATAGAGTTCGCAATCGATCGCGAAAGGAAGTTCTTGCTCCATTGCGCTAAAGCCCTTGAGGAATCCAAAGAGATTCAAGCTCCAGTCAAAAGGCAGGGCTTACTTATGTTGCCATGAAAGCATACAAGAAGCTAGTTATGGAACCTGATGAGAGGAAGAAATCCAAACAATACTCGAAGATTGTGGATAAGTAATGGAAGTTCAGTGCATATTATAtactaaaagaaattaaagagagTGAGGGAAAGGCATGGAagccgagagagagagagagagagagttaatgGACAATCTGTTTTCTTCGTTTGAaacttcgttttttttttttttagttttttttcatatcacaGGTGTTAGATCTCAGAACAAGATTATAAGTTTTGGTGGCTTGAAGagacaatattattattattattattattattattattttttttttttattttttttttttatttacgtaggtgtccgggccagcttgcgcgcaccacgactaatctcaCGGCCCACTGAATACCCTGCAAACCCAGTGGGCATGTAAGGCACCGCGAggatgacaggcgtgcacatgaGGACTCGAACCCAGGCCAAGACCCTCAGTGCGAAGAGACAATATTATTGATTGCATAAGCAATGGCTGTTAcagagaaaaggaaattaacaGAAAAACAGACTTCACGTATTTTACTCCTAAGAACGTGTACGTGAATATAAGACTAAATCAAATAGCAACTGATTGCCCTACAAACTAGGACATTATTAACAGAACAAGTAAACAACTAAGCAGTAAGTAAGTCTTGAAAATTCTAATACTTCAACAACAGGAAGCTTACAACatcacatatatatagaaactaaGATATGCAGCCCATGACCACATATTTTGGTCTTACACAGAGGAACTATTGGAGAAACTTCAACATGCATCGCATGCAGCCCCACATCTTGACTTTGCATCTCATGCTATGCGCTTACTTAGAAGATACGGAAAATATAACGTAGTTTTTTCAAAGATCTTACTGGAAGAGTGTCACTTTCAACAGTAAGTATGGAACATGGACAGATGATGATGGAATGCAGCTCCCTCACCCAAGTATTCATTCTGACGAACAAGAAATCTGAAATTGAAGAGCGCTGCTGGTAGAGACTTACAGAATTGTTCTCAAAGAACGAGAAGTTGAAGAGTTGTATTGCTGTATGTGATATTTCTGAAGGCGTGAGTGGCACAATTGTGGACGAATTTGATGTCTCTATGGGCTATTAATTTATGAGGTTATCTATAACCCGTGGAGAGAAGATTTTCACATTCAATGATCATCCTAAGCTCTGCAAGATCAATGTTCTTGATGGGAGATTATCATTCTACAAATGATTACACAAAGCAAGAGTAGAATTTGACAGAGAAGAGCTTGGCTCCAGAGATGGAAAAGATTTTAAGCTCTGCAATTAGCAGGGATGAATTGAAGAATCTAGCTGTGATGGATTGATGAGCTGATAAACTGAACAGTATGTGTTAGCTcaagatttttcattttcaagttcaagtACAGAGTTTTCCATTATTCTTTTATCTCCTAGCATGGTCAGtggtttcccttttcttttagcaATACTGAAAGTTAGGCatgctctgtttttcttttatctgtTACGCATCATCTCTGTTCATacactttattttcaaggaatATCGAGGATGAAAACTATGTGAAAAATGAGGATAAAAACTATGTGCAGGGAAACCGTGAGCAGGAAAGTTGTGTCCGAGCTCAAAATCCACTGGCTACCTGCCAAATGATTCATATTCAACATTTAACCGGTTCAGCCGGTTTTCAATTACATCCAATCTCCCTCTCCCTTTTCTTCCTGCACAGTAAATGGCAAGTCTTCTAGATGTGATCGGTAATATTGACGGGAACCGGAGGATTATCTGGTTATTAGATTTAGATTCTATAAAGATTAATTGAGGTATGTTTAAGCTGGTCTGaatattttacatgaataaataaaataaataaatagcaagTCTCCTATAAGGTTTTTGTCTATGTTATAAAGTctgttatttaatttaattttatcactgAAAAAAGAAGAGACCATTACTGGTTGCTTGCATTTGCAGCCCTAATCACATGGTCACTAGCAACCTGGAAGAATGTCCTGCGTGTAATTAAAGTCAGACAACACGTTAATTAGTGTTTTAATCTAGCTATTTGACACGTGTTCTACCtaaatgagataatttttatctataaaaaaattatatacactgatttttttcaatgtgtttttataatttaaaaaaattatgtgaattGAAAAGctcgtgtgtatatatatttagataaattaagaattatatatgtttataaataaaaaaaaaatcattaataattactaaaaataaaattgaaaaaaatcaagaaacatttATACATAAAGATATTTAACCTCGCAAGACAAGATATTTATCTGGTTATGCTtgctgaatttgtttattaaaattaattttttattcaatcaaacgatGATATAAATAGATatacacattaaattgattgaataaaataaaataaaataaaaattatgcaaggctacacatattaaaaatattatctgaaaataaatatttttattttaaaaataaaattcatctatataaaagataaaaaaaaattatagatgaataagaatattttttttccaaaaactaaatacacacaacaccattaaaaaaatctctataaaaaaaggctaaataaaaaaaatcacagagaaTGGATATTAACtgaactataaatttaaaaattatttaaaaaaaaagaaattcaaagaagatatcaattaaaaaaagcaaaattagaaaaaaaaaatctggataTTGTGGCTTAACTCATCAAACATATGTTTCGAGCcatggactcaattggatttaacaattgttttctcttaaatttctaTCTAGCCCCTggaaaaagggcaaaaaaataaGTCATTGCAAGGAAAAGCAGGGGCATGTGGTGGGCCTTTAAGCCTAGACCCACACGCCTAGGcttagttatatatttttttattttttaaaggggaATGTAAGTTGtcaacccttatttttttaaggaaaaaacactTGCTTGTCAAGGCAGATGACGTGTCGTCTGCGAACTCATATTTCGGCCACAACTATGATAGCTGGAAAATAGGAACAACGCTtcttttggtataaaaaaaaaaaactcaatttttaagtCATTTCAACCCTAAAATACCTCACCAACACCCTTATAACACCCAAAACCATTATGTCAACTccaaatacctaaaaaaaattgCCCAAGAACCCGAAATCAAACCGGGTAAGTTTTGGCTTTCTCGGTTTAAATCTAGTTTTTTATGCAACACTGAAACTCCAAACAACCACCATAAAACTCCTCTCATCTCTAAGAACTCATAAAAACCCATTTTGGTGGGCAAAAATAGAATGAACGATAACTTTTCTCTTATCACTGAAATCCAGTAACACATCTCTCGAATTAGGGACTGAAAAATAACGCAAATAAACTTGTGtatctaaattgattttttaaaatttcaagaggTCTAAAATGTATgaatcatgttatttttaaagatcGAGGACTTGGGCGcctttttcatttaaatttctattcttttaatttcatcattaactaaaaaaccaaaagtaaTTAGTTTtcaataaggatcaaattacaCAAGATAAACtttgaggatcaaaataaattagtagaaaataaatagtaaatccacaatgttttgtgagtgAATGAACAATGCCCAGCTACAGTAGAAAGATAACGCGTCTTAGagtttcagatttattttttttagttccagATATTAATTTGGTTAGTGGTAAATCTGGACTTTATTATATGTGATTAATCACATCTGTGCACAATGACATCggattaccttttttttttacatgttgcTCAAGCATCAAGTTACCTTGTGTggtgggagaaaaaaaaaacaatttcaagaatATATACAAGTTAGTAAATTAATAGTTATAGAATATCATGACACGATAGCTCACATCATGAATATATACCATGTATGTATCCCACGTATTATGATAAGctcacaattttttaaaaaagtttttttataattttctttaccaggaaaatatatatatatatatatatatatatatataaaagaaaaagcTAATTTAACCATAACTCTTTGTGCTCACAAGTTATGTTTAACTAGAAAACGGATAAAAAGAAGGATCGTTCCAAGAAATTTGATGCTAACCCTAGTTTCCAACATTTCTTGGTCATGTCTAAACCTTAAATACACATTGGTCCAAAATCTAgggtgttttttataataatatcttGGTCCTAGTCCAGAATTTCATGTCAAAAGTCAATGAAACGACCCTGTCTAATTTCCTATCgcaattaaacaataaattaaacaagcacGACTTGTAGACTCCAAGAACAAAATCAAAGGGCAGCAGAAAATgtgaataataatgaaaaaaaataaaaaaaaaaaatgaaaagcaacaagaaagtaaaaaacaaaaacgaaagGAACCGGAAGTTGCttatggagagagagagagagagttaacgCGGAGTGTACACCAAAAGCAAAAACCCAAAAAGCTTTCCCCCAGTcgctctcctcctcctcctcctccacgcGGTATATCTCTCACTGTCCCTTCTTTCCtcgaagaaaaaagaaaccctaCCTCCcaatatttatttacatagGAACAAGAAGCCCCATAGACGAAAAGCAAAAGAGACGTCGATACAAAGTTCCAGAACCAAAGAAACCAAGAACATTCAAAGTTGCTAAAGCAGATGATGTTGAGATCGTGTTACAGACCGTTGGAGAGGTGTTTTGGTCGGGTAgcaggtggtggtggtgatggatTGATGTGGCATGCGGATTTGAAACAACATGCTTCTGGTGATTATTCAATAGCGGTTGTCCAAGCCAATTCTAATTTAGAAGATCAAAGTCAGGTTTTTACGTCTCCGTCCGCTACTTATGTTGGTGTTTATGATGGTCATGGTGGTCCTGAAGCTTCCCGGTTTGTTAATAAACATATGTTTCCTTTCATGCATAGTGAGaattctctccctccctccgTCTTCctgttcaattttctttcttaatttttttttattaggatgtTCTTctatgttgttttcttttagttaggtgttttcttattttaatgaTCATGATCATGGTGATTCTCTTAAACCATGAATTTGTTTGTGgccttttgctttctttaacTTTTAGTCTAGTGGTTAAGGACTCAAGGCTGAGGTCCATGTtccatagaaaagaaaattgagtttttattgaatgaatcatgtattagcttgttctttattttgttcTAACTTCCCTTGTGTGTGCGAGTGCGGTAGGATGTATTGATGTCTTTTCTATTCAATAGAATGAAATTCGATGTGGGAGGTTTAGGTTTGCTTTTGTGGGATTAACTGTGTTAGTGGTAGGATGATAAGATGTAGAAAACTGAAGTTTAAAACCTGCATTAAACTGCTACAGATATCTGGTTTTATTGAATTGGAGCTTCCTTATTCTCATATTCCCCCAATTGAAATAGAAACTAGAGAATATGTGATAAAAATAGCAATTTTGACAGCCGATGGTGTGGACTGAAACGACCTGTAGGCAACAGACTTCTGTCTCTGTATCATTTTCTGTCTAAGATGTTATCTTTGATTGCAGAATTTGCTAAGGAGCATGGGGGGTTATCAGCTGATGTCATAAAGAAGGCTTTTAATGCAACTGAAGAGGAATTTTGCCATTTAGTGAAGCGATCATTACCTTTGAAGCCGCAGATTGCTTCAGTTGGATCGTGTTGTTTGGTTGGTGCAATTTCAAATGATGTGTTATATGTTGCAAATCTCGGGGATTCTAGGGCAGTTCTTGGCCGAAGAGTTGACgaggataagaaaaaaacagtagTGGCAGAAAGGTTATCGACTGATCACAACGTTGCTGTTGAAGAGGTGAGAAAGGAGGTTGAGGCACTTCATCCTGATGATTCACATATTGTAGTCTATACTCGTGGAGTTTGGAGAATTAAGGGCATAATCCAGGTACAGTGGCTTCTTGTTGCTAggcttgttttcttcttcttgtttttgcttGTTAGTTATGAGAATTCAGCTTATTGAGCATTGTTTGTGTTGGGGAATAATACATTCATTGATTGAGGGGCGAATATGTttcttcctctccttttctttgaATGTCTTGCCAGGTTTGTTTTGAGTTAGTTGGATAACCTTCATCTTAAAAACACCATTTGCAGTGTTTGTTTGACATAAAGTAATTGATCTGAGGATGGATCAATTCTAAAGGTATCCAATTTTATGTTTGGTTATCTTAtctttatcttttgcttttgctttatgATAGGCATCTGTCTATGGTGGAAACACTATAGTTAAAGTTGGTCAGAGGGTTAGGTTCATGCTCTTCCAGGAATCTTATTCTCTGTCTCCTGGTCTACCATTTCATGCAATCAAGTGAAACAGTATAGTCTTCCATGCATGAGATGTACATGAAAACCCCCGAGGCCTAACAAGAATGCTTATGTAATTACAGGGAGTCTTGatcctctctctgtttttttttccttttcctttttgttttttccatttaacTTTTCTAGACACTAGGAACATCATACTGTGATCTTCTGATTAATGAACTGAAACATTGTCTTCTGTTGTTACTCGACTCCCTGAAGTTGTGGAGCTGATCACTAACTTACTCCACTAACTTAACGCATGTGGTAGATGAGGGTGGAATAAACCTTTCCTGTTCCTTTTTGTCCTTTTCAGGTATCCAGATCCATTGGTGATGTGTATCTGAAGAAACCAGAGTTTAACAGGGACCCAATTTATCAGCAGTTTGGTAACCCTATTCCTTTGAAACGGCCAGTAATGACAGCAGAACCTTCCATTGTTTTTAGAAAGTTGAGGTCAGAAGACTTGTTCCTGATATTTGCTTCAGATGGTCTCTGGGAACAATTAACCGACGAAGCAGCTGTAGAGATTGTTTTCAAGAACCCTAGAGCTGTGAGTGCTGTCTTTGACTTGCATGTTTTGCGTACTTTTTGTTGCAACTCTCATCGATAGCTTAGATCTCAGTCCTAATTTATACCTTGAGAGGCAAGTTTTAGCTACAATGGGATCATTGGGAATGAAATAATTGAATTCCTTTTTCACATCACAAGCCTGGTTGAGCCCATGAAAATGCAGTAGCGCTGTTAAATCTACCCCTAGCTTCCAGACGTACCATATTCTTGTTGAACATGGACATACTTTTAGAAATAGGATATTCCAGACTTCTGAAATTTTAAGCAAATGCATTGACAAACAAACTAGATGTCATCAATGTTCAATTGTATGGAGTTATTTATGCCAGTCCAGATTTTTCTGTTTGCTTGACGATCCTATGGGCTGTTTGATACCTGCAGGGGATTGCCAAGAGATTGGTTAGAGCTGCTATTCAGGAAGctgcaaagaaaagagagatgaGATATAATGAcattaagaaaattgaaaagggAATACGAAGGCATTTTCATGATGACATCACTGTGATTGTAATTTACCTTGATCACCAAAAAGGTTCTTCCAATGGTAGATTAAAGAACAATGCCATTGGCTGCACCAGCGCTCCAGTCGACATTTTCTCCCGTGACGCAGATCAAGCGGAGGCAGACATGCTTCAaacaatttcttgaacaaagaaaaagaaaaaaccctctGAAGGGTCAACACTGACGTCTTGATTTCTTCAAGGTAAATTGAGATGGGTATAGTATGCATATGGATGATGCACACAAGGAATTCAAAGTAGAAAATACATTTATGTGGATAAGGTTATCAATGGATAGCGGGTTCTGGGTATATACTCTTGCAAGTGAAGATCTAACTATACTTTCTTTCGTTCTATTACGGATTGGATAACTTCTCAGAGATTGTAGCACTGATTTTGTGCCTTTTTGTGTTCcaaattttagaaattacaaGTCTTGATTGATTGATCATTGCCCCATTACGAAGTTTGTTCAAGGTATTTTAACAGTTTTATGTGGTAACTCGCACTACTTAACAGGGTACAGAAGCAGTGGAATGCGTGATTAGCCGATTCCTGTTTCCTAGGATCCCTGCActaattaacatatattataaatttttttttaaaaaaaaagaaatgtatgTAGAAGAACACATCTTATCAGCAGAAGACTCCTCTAAGCAAAGTAACAGTCAAAGTTAATGTTCTCTTTAAAGTCCTTGGTAAATGAGTAATGAAACTTGATGGGCATGCATGTGCACTTCATGTACCAGCATGTGAGAGCTATCCACCATGAGCAAGCAACTCGTGTGGTGAATTTCAGTGGCCTAACATTATCGTTCGCCATTGAATTGGATTCCTTGTGGCGAGAGCTTCTCGTTGAGAGGGCGCGTGTGCCGTTGGGAAGCATTTGGCagccaatttttctttttctcctccctcttttctctctcatctccgTAAAATTCACGCTATTCTGCCATTAATAGAAAGTGTTTTgccattttaattttgtttcaaattttatcatcaGATCTCTATCTTTTtgcttttgaattattttttgaattgattttattttttaattttttccttgattatttgttttgatttagcTCTTATATTaaatcttatcatttttttttattgctctttgttttatatcattttcttagttgatttttttttatttcatttattatttagattttttttaattttgatatttttttatgattgttatttattttgttttaaattattttgttattaatattttttttttaatttcatcactcaacatttaattgattgagaTTTTAACTTTGCGATTTTTTTGAATCTATCTTCTATGAAGTAATCCCAACCTTTTAACCGAGGTCAAGAGTTTGGAAGATTAGCCCTTCagtatttttttaggttcttttgttaaaattaatttttttttcaattttatatttcaacatTTTGTTAATTGGGGGTTTGACTTCgtgatcttttttatattttctatgaaattatttcaatgtcatgcaaggttttttttcattgttttattttaattgatttttttttaatttttcacttcAGCATTGAGTTgatttgagaattgagctttgaagttttatttaatttggttttttacggggttatcttgatctcacaATTAGATCAAAGATTTGGCTAGCTAACTCGGGTGGACTCGGGTCaggattttttgttctttttaaaaattattttttttaatttcaccttttaacattttatttactgggaattgagcttcagattctttttttattttttttatatggaattaTCACGTtctcgtttatttttttttttgttactagataaaatcatgaaaactttttaagaatattgagagaatatattttcataacattgttattttttttatttaaccttgtttacaatttatttattgtcactattttttttaattattttattaaattaatcaagctaACCCAATTGAATCAATgaataaatcttgattttttattgtttctttaaaaatactTCTGTCACCtaaccatcaattttttttaaaacattgattAGAATTTAACTTGGCCGGTGACATAGCCAACATCAATCTACTTCATTGTTATTCATGTTACCAAGAAAgacaagctctctctctctctctctctgggcTACTTACTTTTTTTCTAGTGTGCCAATGGCAAATACaatatctatatattaaaaaacccGGCCCAGTcgaaatccatttttttatatatattttatgcttTATGCATAGAAAAGCACAGTAGGAAAGGAAATATGGTTTTGACAACCACTCTGTTTTTGGCACTGTGGCCATTGTTTAAGCCAGTCATTATGCAAGTTGTTTGAAGTGGAAATGGATCCTACAAGATCTTGCTCCTCGTAAGGATGACTGTAAGCACTTCTCATTGATAAGACACGTCCCATAATTTCCAAGACAGGCACTTACAAGTTTTTCGTCGTTAACAAGGTTTCCATGATCATTCTTGAGGATAGAACAGTACAAACTACAGAGGACCACTGAAACACACTGTTGGCATTCATGTTTCTGAATTAGGTTATAACTGTGCTTCACAAAACCAACAAATGGAATTTAAACGCCACATCATCGTGACCTGTAGGCATAGCTTTTCATCAATTCagcatttatatatagttatactCTTTGTTACACCTGCTATATACACACTGCACAAACATCTAGCTACTTTCAGTATATATCCCAGAAGC is a window encoding:
- the LOC7478643 gene encoding probable protein phosphatase 2C 63, with amino-acid sequence MMLRSCYRPLERCFGRVAGGGGDGLMWHADLKQHASGDYSIAVVQANSNLEDQSQVFTSPSATYVGVYDGHGGPEASRFVNKHMFPFMHKFAKEHGGLSADVIKKAFNATEEEFCHLVKRSLPLKPQIASVGSCCLVGAISNDVLYVANLGDSRAVLGRRVDEDKKKTVVAERLSTDHNVAVEEVRKEVEALHPDDSHIVVYTRGVWRIKGIIQVSRSIGDVYLKKPEFNRDPIYQQFGNPIPLKRPVMTAEPSIVFRKLRSEDLFLIFASDGLWEQLTDEAAVEIVFKNPRAGIAKRLVRAAIQEAAKKREMRYNDIKKIEKGIRRHFHDDITVIVIYLDHQKGSSNGRLKNNAIGCTSAPVDIFSRDADQAEADMLQTIS